AGCTGCTCTCGGAGGAGGCTCCCGAGCGGAGTGAGCCGGGCCCCTGGTCCTTCACGCTCGAGCTGCCCTTCACCCGCGAGGCGCTCAAGGACGGTGGCACGTACTCCTTCGCCGAGGTGGGCGTCACGCTGGTGATGGAGCGGCGCTCGGGCGAGGGCACCCAGCGCTACCAGGTGGTGGGGCTGGGCGAGGTGCGCGTGGAGTCCAAGGGCGCCGAGGCCCGGCGCAAGGCGCTGCGCGAGGCCCTGCGGCGCGGACTCGTCCAGGTGGTCGACGCGGCCAGACTCCAACTGGCGGCGGTGGGGCGCCCGGACGGGGCGTTGGTGATGGATCTCCAGTCCCCGGACGAGCGGGTGCGTGATTTCGCCTTGCGCGTGCTCGCCGAGCGGCGCAACCCCGCGGCGGCCCCGATGCTCCTCCGCCAGTTGCAGGACGAGGATCTCCAGGTGGCGCGCCAGGCGATGGGCGCGCTGGTGGAGATGAAGGAGAGCAGCGCCGTGCCCGCGCTCATCGAGCTGGTGAAGGAGCGGGACGTGGGCTTCATGCAGGAGGTCGTCTTCGCCATCGGAGAGATCGGCGGAGCCGAGGCCGAGGCGTATCTCTTCACCGTGGCGCAGGGGCATGATCAGCCCGATGTCCAGGCCGCGGCCCAGCAGGCGCTCGATACACTCTACGCGGCTCACAAGCTCGCCACCCCGGAGGCGCGCGGCACGGACCGCGCGGAACACTGAGACATGAAGCTCTCGTCTGTCGTCGTACGAATGGCCCTTGGGGCCGCGTGGGTACTGGGGGCTGGCGCGTGCGCGGGCCGGCAGCCGGTGGCCGACTCCGCGTCCGGCTCCTCCTCGCGCGCCACCGAGTCGCTGTCCGCGTACTACCCGCTGGCCGTGGGCAACCGCTGGACGTACCGGGTGAATGGCCGCGAGGACAAGCCGGTGACGGTGGAGGTGCTCAAGGAGGAGGACGGCTACTTCCACGACAGCCAGGGCGGACAGCTCACCGTGGACGCCTTCGGGGTGCGTGATCGCAAGCGCTACCTCTTGCGCGGGCCGCTCACCGAGGGCAGCCAGTGGACGAACGTGGTGTCCGTGGCGTCCACCGAGCGCTACCGCATCCTCCAGGCGGACGTGCCGTGCGAGACGCGCGCGGGGGCCTTCCCGGCGTGTGTCCGGGTGGAGGCGAGCAACCGCGTGGACGCGAACACCACGCTCATCAACGCGCTCACCTTCGCGCGGGGCGTGGGCCTGGTGCGCATGGAGCTGTTCGTCCAGAAGAGCAACGGCGAGCGCATGCCGCAGACGTCGCTGGAGCTGGAGTCCTATCAACTCAACCCTGGGGCGCCGACCGCGCGAGGCCAGGCGGAGGAAGCGCCATGAAGGAGATTGGAATCGCCCTGTTGGGGCTGGGCAACGTGGGACTGGGGACGTACCGCATCCTCACGCAGCACGCGAAGGACATCGAGCGGCGGCTGGGCGCTCGGGTGCGCGTGCATCACGTGCTGGTGCGCGAGCCGGGCCGCTCGCGTCCCGAGGACGTGCCCTCGGCGCTCCTCACCCATGACATGAAGACGATCCTCGCCAACCCCGAGGTGTCGGTGGTGGTGGAGCTCATGGGGGGGTTGAGCCCCGCGCGCGAGTACGTGGAGCAGGCCATCGCCTCGGGCCGCCATGTGGTGACGGCCAACAAGGCGCTCCTGTCCGCGCATGGCGAGGCGATCTTCTCGAGCGCCATCGCCCGGGGCGTGGACGTGCACTTCGAGGCGGCCGTCTGTGGCGGCATCCCCATCATCCGCACGCTGCGCGAGGCGCTCGCCTCGGACCGGGTGGAGTCGCTCACGGGCATCGTGAATGGCACCACCAACTTCATCCTCTCGGCCATGGCGGACGAGGGCGCCACGTACGCGGACGCGCTGCGGCGCGCGCAGGAGCTGGGCTACGCCGAGGCGGACCCCACGCTGGACGTGAGCGGCATGGACGCGGCGCAGAAGCTGTGCCTGCTCGCCTCGCTGGCCTTCTCCGCGCGCGTGTCCCCCGAGTCCGTCCTCGTCGAGGGCATCTCCACGCTCACCCCCGCGGACATCGCCCACGGGCGCGAGGCGGGCTTCGTGCTCAAGCTGCTCGCGCGGGCGAGCCGGGCGCCGGACGGGCTGGACGTGCGCGTGCACCCGGCCTTCATCCCCGCCGCCAGCCCCCTGGCCGACGTGAAGGGTGGCTTCAACGCGGTGCTGCTCCAGTCCGCGGCCCTGGGCGCCTCGCTCTTCTCGGGCCTGGGCGCCGGTGCCCTGCCCACGGGCAGTGCGGTGGTGTCCGACATCATCGACACCTGCCGGGGCCTGCTGGCGGGCGTGTCGGGCCGTCTGCCCCTGCCGTGCGCGCCCAACGTGCAGGACGTACCCCTGTTGCCCCCGGGGGAGCGCCGCGGGCCCACCTACCTGCGCTTCTCCGTCAGCGACGAGCCCGGCGTCCTGGGCCGCATCGCCAGCGTGCTCGGCGAGAAGGGGGTGAGCATCAACTCGGTGCTCCAGCGTCCGCCGCGCCCCGAGGACACGCACGCCACCATCGTCGTCTTCACCCACGACACGCGCGAGGCGGACGTCATCGCCGCCGTGCAGTGGATCGACTCGCTGCGCAGCACCCGGGCGCCCACCCAGGTCATCCGCATCGAGGAAGGCCCCGGGCTGCTGCTCTCCGGCCGCTAGCTGGCCGCCGGGAGGGCGGGCGAGCGGCCTGATCGACAGGAGGGGAGGGGGGCGGGTTGAAAGTCGGATCGCGCCTCCCTACCCTGTGGGCCTTTTTCAGGAAGGCAGGCCCCATGGGTGTCGAGAGCGCCGAGCAGACGTACGAAGAGATCATCCTTGGTTTCCTCGTGGAGGGACGGGATGGGTTCTGTTCGGGCGAGGCGCTCTCGGACAAGCTGGGCCTGTCGCGCACCGCCGTGTGGAAGCACGTGGAGTCGCTGCGCGGCAAGGGCTACCGCATCGACGCCGTGCCCGCGCGGGGCTATCGGCTGGTGGACGTGCCGGACAAGCTCACGCCGCTGGAGCTCGCGCCGCTGTTGTCCACGCACCACCTGGGCCAGCAGATCCACTTCCATGAGAGCCTGCCGTCCACCAACGTGACGGCCTTCCAGCTCGCCGCGGACGGCGCCGAGCACGGCGAGGTGGTCATCACCGAGCAGCAGACGGCGGGCAAGGGCCGCCGGGGCCGCGTGTGGACCTCGCCCCCGGGGGTGAACCTGTACTTCTCCGCCATCCTCCGGCCCGAGCTGCCGCCGCAGCGCGCCTCGGAGCTCACCCTGGTGGCCGCGGTGGCGCTCGCCGAGACGCTGCGCGAGCAGGACGCCGACGCGCGCATCAAGTGGCCCAACGACGTGCAGCTCGACGGGCGCAAGGTGGCGGGCATCCTCACCGAGCTGTCCGCGGATCCGGACCAGGTGCACTTCGTGGTGTTGGGCGTGGGGGTCAACCTCAACTCCGGCCCCGAGGACTTCCCTCCCGAGCTGGCGGAGACCGCCACCTCGCTCTCGCGGGTGCTCGGGCGGCGCGTCAACCGGGCGCTGTTCACCAGCTCGCTCTGGGGGCGGCTGGAGGAGTGGTTGGATCTCCACCACGAGGTGGGCTTCGAGCCGGTACGCCAGCGCTGGGTGGAACTGTCCTCCACGTTGCATCAGGAGGTGCGTGTGCGGACCGACCGGGCGGAATTGCGCGGTGTGGCTGAAGACATCGACGCGGCGGGAGCGCTGCTGGTGCGCACGCCGGAGGGTCGCCTGGAAAGGGTGCTCGCCGGGGATGTGGAGCAGGTGCGGCCCCGCTAGACTGAGTGGCGAGCCATGCTTCTCGCCATCGACGTGGGCAACACCAACACCGTGTTGGGGGTATACGACGGCCAGCGTCTGCTGAGCCATTGGCGCGTGGAGACGAGTGCGCGCCGCACCTCCGACGAGCTGGGCATCCTGCTGCGCCAGCTCTTCCTCGCCAGCGGCATCGAGCCGGGCGCGGTGAACGCGGTGGCCGTCTCCAGCGTGGTGCCGCCGCTGCAGTCCCACCTCGGTCGCATGAGCGAGCGCTACTTCAAGACGCGTCCGCTCTTCGTGGGGCCCGGGGTGAAGACGGGCATGCCCATCCTCTATGACAACCCGCGCGAGGTGGGCGCCGATCGCATCGTCAACGCGGTGGCCGCCTATGACAAGCACCACCGGGGCCTCATCGTCGTGGACTTCGGCACCGCCACCACCTTCGACGCGGTGACACCCCGGGGCGAGTACCTCGGGGGCTCCATCTGCCCCGGCATCCACATCGGCATGGAGGCGCTCTTCCAGAACGCCTCCAAGCTGCCGCGCGTGGAGTTCGCCCGGCCTCCCCACGTGGTGGGCCGCAACACGGTGCACTCCATCCAGTCCGGGCTCTTCTTCGGGTACGTGGCCATGGTGGATGGCCTGTGCGCCCGGATGAAGGCGGAGCTCGGATTCGAGACGCACGTGGTGGCCACGGGTGGTCTCGCGCCCCTCGTCGCGGGCGCCTCCACGCACATCCAGGAAGTCGACGAGTTCCTCACCCTCGAGGGACTGCGCATCATCTACGGAAGGAATCACGCCCCATGAGCACCGCCCCACAGCAGTCTCCCGCCGCCACCCCCGCCGGCTGTCCCATCTCCGCCGAGGTCCTCCCGCCCAACATGCGCAAGCACGTGGACCCCGCCGCGCCCGTGCCCCTGCGGATGATGGCCGCCAAGGCCATGGTGCCGCTGGCGCCCGTGGACATGCTCGGCGCGCTCTTCATGCTCACGTTCGACGCGGACGCGAGCGTGCGCGAGACGGCCACCAAGACGGCCGCCGCCCTGCCGGACCGCTTCTCCGCGGGTCTGCGGGACGAGAACGTCGCGCCCCAGGTGCTCGGCTGGCTCCTGCCGCTGTTGCGCTCCAAGGACGCCCTCGCGGAGATGCTCGTGCTCAACACCACCACGCCCGACGAGGCCGTGGCCCAGGTGGCGCGCGACTGCGGCGCGAAGGTGGCGGAGATCATCGGGCAGAACCAGCTGCGCGTGCTGCGCCACGAGGACATCCTGCGCCAGCTGTGCGCCAACCCCAATGCGAGCCCCGCGTTGATCGACAACGTGTGTGACTTCGCCGTGCGCAGCGGGCTCACGCTCACGGACGTCCCCCAGGTGCAGGCGGCGCGCGTGCGTCTGTTCGGGCCCCAGGCCGCCGCCGCTCCGCCGGAGCCCGGCCCCACCGCCGAGGAAGTCATCGCGGAGTTCCAGGCGGACGGTGCCCAGGAGAAGGCGGACGACGAGGATCCCAATCCTCCACCCATGGAGGAGACCAAGCGGCAGAGCCTCACCCAGCGCATCATGAAGATGAGCATCGCGCAGAAGATCAAGCTCGCGACGCTGGGCAACAAGGAGGCGCGCAGCCACCTCATCCGCGACACCAACAAGCTCGTCTGCACCGCCGTCATCCGCAGCCCGCGCATCACCCCGGGCGAGGTCCTCAACTGCGCCGGCAACAAGGCCGTCAACGAGGAGATCCTCCGCTACATCTACAGCAGCCGGGAGTGGACGAAGAACTACAAGATCAAGATGGCGCTGTTGAAGAACCCCAAGCTGCCGCTCGCCGTGGGGATGAAGTTCCTCAACACCCTGCGCGAGAACGACGTCAAGGATCTGTCGCGCGACAAGAACGTGCCGTCCGGCCTCCAGGGCGTCGCCAAGAAGATGCTGGAGAAGAAGAACGAGAAGAAGGAAGAAAAGTAGGGCCGTCCCACGCGGGGCAGGGGGCGCGAGGCCCCCGCTCCAGCGCGCGCCCGCCCGGGCCGGACGGGCGCGATGGCTCAGGCCACCGCTTCCTCGTCGTCGTGGATCGCCACCGGCTGCTCTTCCATGAGCTGCGAGGCGATGGCCAGCGCCTTCTTCGCCTTCTCGCGCACCTTCTCGTCGGCCTTGATGCGCGTGTAGAGGCGAGCCACCCGGCCCTCGTTGCGCGACACCGCGTCCTCCAGCTCGGTGATGCGCCGGCGCAGCTCGTCGCTGTCCAGGCTGGCCTGGGCGCGAGCCTCGTCCAGCTCCGCCCGGGCGGTATCCACCTCGCTGCGCGCCACCGTCAGCTCCGCCTCGAGCTGATCCGCCCGCGCCCGGAGATCCTCCACCTCGCCCGACTGGAGCTGGTACTGCTCCACCTCGGCCTGCAGCGCCGTGGCGCGGGCCGTGGCGCTCCGGGCCTCTTCCTTGAGCGCCGTGGCCTGCTGCTCCAGGCGCCGGCGATCCATCAAGAGCTGCTCCGCCTTGGCCTGCAGCACCTTGAGCTGCGAGTCCTTCCGGGCGATCTCCTCGGTGGAGCCGCTGGTCTGCTGCTCCAGCGCGAGCAGACGATCCTGCTGCTCGACGATCTCCTGCTCCTTCTGGTTCAGCTCCGTCTTGAGCCGGAGGATCTCCCGGTCCTTGCGGTTGGAGGCCTCGCGCAGCGTGAGGGTGGCCTGATCATTCTTGCCGGCGCTGGACTTGAGCGTCTCCAGCTCGGTGGTGCGCGACTCCAGCTCGGCTTCCAGCTCGGCCACGCGGGACTCGGCGGAACTCGCCTGGCTCTGGGCATCCTCCAGGGTGCCTTCCAGCTCGGCCACGCGGGCGCGCAGGTTGCGCAGCTCCGCCATGTCCGCGGCGGAGGCCGCGGGGGCGCTCGGGGCCGTCCGGGCCGGAGCCACGGTGCGGGCGGGGGTGGGAGCCGGGGTGGGAACAGGGGCCGGGGTGGGGGCGGGGGCCGCGGTACGGCTCGTCACCGCGGGCATCACCATGGACGGGCGGGGCACCGGAGTGGGGGCGGGCGGGGGCGCGGCGGGCATCCGGAAGCCCACCATCGTCTTGTCGTCGCTGATGCCCAGCGAGTCCAACGCGTTGTCGTCCCCTCCGCCGCTCAGGTCATCCAGGCCGCCGTAGTCCTCTTCCGCCGAGTGCAGCTCGTCGGGTGCTTCCACCGGCTCCTCGACGCCGCCGAGCGGCTCGCCCGGATCGCCGAAGGGATTGTCGAGCGAGAGATCATCTCCCTGGCTCTCCAGCGGCTCGCCCTCGATGGCCAGCTCCTCGCCGTGCATCGGCTCGTCGCCCGAGCCATCCAGGCCCCCGAGCGCGAAGCCGTCGTCGACGACCTCACCCGCGGGCAGCTCCGGGAAGCCGATGAGCCCACCCACGCGCTCCACCAGCTCGTCGGGGTTCACCGGCTTGGAGACGTAGTCATCCGCGTGCGCCTTGAGCTTGCGGTGCTGCGCGAAGCCGTCCGGGTTGCCGATGATGATGATGGGGATGGGCTTGAGCTCGTCGTCCTTCTTGAGCTTGCCGCAGATGAGGTAGCCGTTCTGCCCCGCGGACAGGTCCACCGCGAGCACCACCAGATCCGGTCGCTCCTGGCGGATGCGCTCCACACTCCCCTTGCCGTCGGTGGTCTCCTGCGCCGCGAAGCCCCGGGCCTCCAGGGCCTCTCGCAGCGTCGCGGAGAGGGTGGTGTCACTTTCGACAATCAGGATGTTCTTGGACATGGAAGAGGTGCCGGACCAGGAGGAGCGCGCGCCTCCCGCGGTGGGACGCGGGAACGACGAGTCTGGAAGAAAATCGCTCGGAGGCTATCGGCGCACACCCAGACCGTCAATCTTCGGTCCAAGAGGGGGCCCGGCCGTCAGGCTGCTGGGAGAAGCGAGCAGCCCGAGTGGGATCAGGGATGTAGCGACACGGGGAGCACGGGCACCGACGGCGTCGTCGGCGACGCGGACGCGGCCTTCTGGGCCGACTGCTCGGCGAGCATGCGGCGGATGTCCGCTTCGTTGAGATCCGACACCAGCTCGTAGACGATCTCCCCGTCGCGCCACATGGCCACGTTGTAGCCGAGGCTGGAGCCGACCTGCACCGCGGGAAGGGTGGGGGCCTCGACCTCGCGCCGGGCGTCATCGAAGACGAACACCCCGATGCGCCGCGCGGGCCCGCCCTGGCCTTCGGCGTTGCGCTCGTAGCTGATGTACGCGGCGGGGCGATCCGTCACGTTGGAGATGCGCGCGCCGGACAGCCGCACATCGTGCAGCCGGGGCACGGACACGCGGTGATCCAACTTGCCGTCGAACCACGCCTCCACGTTCTCGTGCGACACCCCGACGATCTCCACCGGGAGCTTCTTGGTGTGGCGCCGGACGGCATCTTCCATGTAGCGCTGGCGGTGCTCGGGCCGCAGTGCCCTCCACGTGACACCGCTCACGGTCACCAACACCAGGGCCGCGGCCCCCATGCGCAACCACGCCGCCTGGGCCGCCCGGCGCTGCTCCTGGTGGAGATTGGCCTGGAGCCGGGAGCGCAGGGCCGCCGGCGCCCGGGACGTCTCCACGGAGTGGCGCGCGGCCCGGCGCAGCGACTGCCGCAGCAGCCCCTCTTCATGCACCCGGCTCGCGCACGTGGAGCACCCCCTCAGGTGCGCTTCCGCGGTCACTCGCTCCTCGGGTTGGAACTCCCCATCGAGGTACGGGTAGAGAATCGACTCGAATTCCTGGCAGGTCATGAGCGCTCAGGGAGGGGTGAAGGCGGCGGGCCCGTGGAAAAATATTTCTCCGGGCCCATCAACCTCGGACTACCCCACCTTCTTCCTGCGACGATATTCGTCCAGGCTCGCCGTGGCGTTCTCGAGATTCACCGGCTCGCCACCCGCCTCCTGACGCAGCACGCCGGTGCCCTCGGCGTACTCCTTCAGGGTCTTCTGCAGCAGCTTGCGGCCCCGGAACAGCCGGCTCATCACCGTGCCCACGGGACACTCGAGGATCTCGGCGATCTCCTTGTAGGAGAACTCCTGCAGGTCCGCGAGGATCACCACCAGGCGGAAGTCGATGGGCAGCGCGTCGATGGCCCTCAACACGTCGTCCGACAGCAGCCGATCGAAGAAGTACTGCTCGGGGTTGGCCGCGAAGTCCGTGGCGTCCCGGCTCACGAAGCGCTCATGCACCGCCTCGCGTTCCACACCTTCCACCACACTGCGCTCCTTCACCTTGCGGCGATAGCGGTTGATGAAGGTGTTGGTGAGGATCTTGAACAGCCAGGCCTTGATGTTGGTGCCCCGCTCGAACTTGTCGAAAAAGCGGTAGGCCCGCATGCAGGTGTCCTGCACCAGGTCTTCCGCATCCCGCTCGTTCTTCGTCAGCCGCAAGGCCGCGGAGTACAGCGGATCGAGGTGGGCCAGGGCCAGTTCCTCGAACTCCTGCTTGGTCCGATTGTTCTGCCTGAAGTCCAGCATGCTCCCGCCTTCCAAAGGCCCGAAATTACAGGCAAATGAGTCGTCGTCCACCCGTCAATGTATGTACGGGAACAGATTGGACAACAAGCCAATCACCTCGCGCCGTTTGCACGGCTGCCCGAAAGGGCAGGAGACGCGCGGGGGAAAAACTTATTCCCGTTCCCCCCGGTGAAAAGGGGGGGGACGTCGGTTCAGGTAGGACGGGCGACTACTTCGCCGCTCCCTTGGCGCCGATGGCGTCGAAGATGGAGAGGTAGCTGTAGCCCAGGTCCTTGGCGACGGTCTCGTAGGTGACGTGGCCGTTGTAGGTGTTGAGGCCGCGGGCGAGCGCCTTGTCGGACTTGATGGCCTCGACGAGGCCGAGGTCGGCGATCTTGCGGGCGTAGGGCCGGGTGGTGTTGGTGAGGGCGAAGGTGGACGTCTGGGGGACGGCGCCCGGCATGTTGGCCACGCAGTAGTGGACGACGCCGTGCTTCACGAAGGTGGGGTTGTCGTGGGTGGTGGGCACGCACGTCTCGATGCAGCCGCCCTGGTCCACCGCCACGTCCACCACCACGGAGCCCGGGGTCATCTCGGCGATGAGGGCCTCGGAGACGAGCTTGGGCGCCTTGCCGCCGGGGATGAGCACGCCGCCGATGACGAGGTCCGCCTCGCGCACGCTCCGGGAGATGCTCTCCGAGTCCGAGGCGAGCGTGGCCACGCGGCCGAGGAACACGTCATCCAGGTAGGTGAGGCGCTCGAGGTTGATGTCGATGAGCGTCACCTCCGCGCCCATGCCCACCGCGACCTTGGCCGCGCAGGTGCCCACCACGCCGCCGCCCAGCACCACCACGCGGCCCCGGCGCACGCCGGGCACGCCGCCCAGGAGAATCCCCTTGCCCCCGTGCGCCTTCTCCAGGCACGCGGCGCCCACCTGGATGGCCATCTTCCCGGCCACCTCGCTCATGGGCTTGAGCAGCGGCAGGCTGCCATCGTCCAGCTGGATGGTCTCGTAGGCCACCGCCGAGGCGCGCTTCTTCACCAGCGTGCGGGTGAGCTCCGGGTCCACGCCCGCCAGGTGGAAGTAGGTGTAGATGATCTGCCCGTCCTGGATGCGCTCGTACTCGGGCGCGATGGGCTCCTTGACCTTGACGATCATCTCGGCGCGCTTCCAGACCTCGTCCGCGGTCTGGACGATCTGCGCGCCCACCCGCTGGTACTCCGAGTCGGGGATGCCCGAGCCGCCTCCCGCATTGGTCTCGACGAGCACGGTGTGACCCGCGCTGGTGAGCGCACGGACCCCCGCCGGAACCATGCCCACCCGGTACTCCCGGGTCTTGATTTCCTTGGGAACGCCGACAATCACGTGGAATGCCTCCAGATGCGCCGCGATCCAGGCGCGGCGAAAAGCGGGCGGACCCTAGGCAGGGGCCTGGGGGGAGTCAAGACGCGCCCAGGCATGCGTCGAAAGCCGCGCCCTTCAATGGTAGTTAACGGGATCATGACGCAGGCACCGAAGTTGTTGTTCGCGGATCCCAAGGGCCGGGTGATGGAGCACCCCTATCTGTTGGCCACCTTGCGCAGCGGAGAGGAACTCGTCCCGCCGCAGGACAAGCCCATCGCGCTGCCCGCCGCGGGACGGCTCGTGCATCTGCCTGGCCGGCTGCCGGTGGGGCTGCACCCGGAGACGGGCGAGCTGGAGCTGGTGCGTGAGATGAAGCTGGAGGGGAAGACCTTCGTGCCCAGCGCCGTGGGTGCGCTCCTGCCCCCGGGCTACACGCGCACGTTCCTGCCCGGTGAGGTGAAGGCCTCCGGGCCGGTGCTGCCGCAGTGGGCGTACACGGCCGCCGCCTGGGGCGAGGACGGCCCGGTGGCATGGGCCATCCACACCGACAAGCGCTCGCACTGGGATCCGGAGCGCTACTCCACTCCGGAGCTCAAGAAGCTGGTGGACGCGCACCTGGCGCGCTTTCCCGGCAACCGCGTGCTCAAGCAGCTCACCACGTGCGCGATGCTCTACCGGTGCTTCACCTCGCAGAACATCTTCTACGTGCGCGACGAGGGCGCCATCCCCGCCTCGGTGATGTGCAACGCGCGCTGCGTGGGCTGCATCTCGGATCAGCCCGCGGACGGGCCGCCCGCCTCGCACGAGCGCATGGATGACGGGCCGAGCGCCGAGGAGATGGGCGCCATTGGCCTGCACCACCTGGAGCACGCGCCGGGCCGTACCATGGTCAGCTTCGGCCAGGGGTGCGAGGGCGAGCCGCTCACGCGCTGGAAGTTCATCGCCGAGTCCATCCGCTACATGCGCGCCCACACCTCGCGCGGCTCCATCAACATCAACACCAACGCGAGCCTCACCCACGGCCTCGAGGCGCTCTTCGACGCGGGCCTGGACGCCATCCGCGTGTCGCTCAACTCGGCGGTGAAGGATCTCTACGAGGCCTACTACAAGCCGGTGAAGTACGGCTGGGAGGACGTGGAGGCGTCCATCGCCCTGGCGCGCGAGCGCGGGGCCTACCTCGCGCTCAACCTGCTGCTCTTCCCGGGCGTCACCGACCGGGAAGGCGAGGTGCAGGCCCTGGCGAAGCTGGTGAAGAAGTACAAGGTGGATCAGGTGCAGACGCGCTCGCTGTGCATCGATCCCATCCAGTACCTGGAGGTGGCGCGCGACAAGGGCGCGGGTGGAGAGCCGGTGGGCATCCGCGAGCTGTTGCGTCGGCTCAAGGCGGCCCGGCCCGGGCTCGTCATCGGCAACTTCGCGCGCGGTCTCGACGAGCGACAGGGGAGAAGGGATCGGGGATAGAGTCGGCGGATGCAAGAACTCGCCTTTCTGCCCGCCCATGAGATGGCGGAGCGCGTGCGCCTTCGTGAAGTGTCCGCCGTGGAATTGCTGGAGGCCCACCTCCAGCAGGTGGCGCGCAACAACGTGCGGCTCAATGCCCTGGTGACCCTGGACGAGGCGCGGGCGCGGGCGCGGGCGCGCGAGGCGGACGAGGCGCTCGCGCGCGGCGAGGTGTGGGGTCCCCTGCACGGCGTGCCCCTCACCATCAAGGATGCCTTCGAGACGACGGGGCTGCGCACGACGAGTGGCTTCGAGCGCCTGGTGGACTACGTGCCCCAGCGGGACGCGACGGTGGTGGCCCGGCTCAAGGCGGCGGGCGCCGTCGTGGTGGGCAAGACGAACCTGCCCCGGCTCGCGCTGGACAC
Above is a window of Cystobacter fuscus DNA encoding:
- a CDS encoding type III pantothenate kinase, yielding MLLAIDVGNTNTVLGVYDGQRLLSHWRVETSARRTSDELGILLRQLFLASGIEPGAVNAVAVSSVVPPLQSHLGRMSERYFKTRPLFVGPGVKTGMPILYDNPREVGADRIVNAVAAYDKHHRGLIVVDFGTATTFDAVTPRGEYLGGSICPGIHIGMEALFQNASKLPRVEFARPPHVVGRNTVHSIQSGLFFGYVAMVDGLCARMKAELGFETHVVATGGLAPLVAGASTHIQEVDEFLTLEGLRIIYGRNHAP
- a CDS encoding sigma-70 family RNA polymerase sigma factor: MLDFRQNNRTKQEFEELALAHLDPLYSAALRLTKNERDAEDLVQDTCMRAYRFFDKFERGTNIKAWLFKILTNTFINRYRRKVKERSVVEGVEREAVHERFVSRDATDFAANPEQYFFDRLLSDDVLRAIDALPIDFRLVVILADLQEFSYKEIAEILECPVGTVMSRLFRGRKLLQKTLKEYAEGTGVLRQEAGGEPVNLENATASLDEYRRRKKVG
- a CDS encoding HEAT repeat domain-containing protein, with the translated sequence MKSGLLPFLVALLLLGACRSREPRFPVEHVSLKGATVIDNGLLGWSASDIQALFTDVLRDSRRFELLSEEAPERSEPGPWSFTLELPFTREALKDGGTYSFAEVGVTLVMERRSGEGTQRYQVVGLGEVRVESKGAEARRKALREALRRGLVQVVDAARLQLAAVGRPDGALVMDLQSPDERVRDFALRVLAERRNPAAAPMLLRQLQDEDLQVARQAMGALVEMKESSAVPALIELVKERDVGFMQEVVFAIGEIGGAEAEAYLFTVAQGHDQPDVQAAAQQALDTLYAAHKLATPEARGTDRAEH
- a CDS encoding biotin--[acetyl-CoA-carboxylase] ligase; amino-acid sequence: MGVESAEQTYEEIILGFLVEGRDGFCSGEALSDKLGLSRTAVWKHVESLRGKGYRIDAVPARGYRLVDVPDKLTPLELAPLLSTHHLGQQIHFHESLPSTNVTAFQLAADGAEHGEVVITEQQTAGKGRRGRVWTSPPGVNLYFSAILRPELPPQRASELTLVAAVALAETLREQDADARIKWPNDVQLDGRKVAGILTELSADPDQVHFVVLGVGVNLNSGPEDFPPELAETATSLSRVLGRRVNRALFTSSLWGRLEEWLDLHHEVGFEPVRQRWVELSSTLHQEVRVRTDRAELRGVAEDIDAAGALLVRTPEGRLERVLAGDVEQVRPR
- a CDS encoding anti-sigma factor family protein, with protein sequence MTCQEFESILYPYLDGEFQPEERVTAEAHLRGCSTCASRVHEEGLLRQSLRRAARHSVETSRAPAALRSRLQANLHQEQRRAAQAAWLRMGAAALVLVTVSGVTWRALRPEHRQRYMEDAVRRHTKKLPVEIVGVSHENVEAWFDGKLDHRVSVPRLHDVRLSGARISNVTDRPAAYISYERNAEGQGGPARRIGVFVFDDARREVEAPTLPAVQVGSSLGYNVAMWRDGEIVYELVSDLNEADIRRMLAEQSAQKAASASPTTPSVPVLPVSLHP
- a CDS encoding response regulator produces the protein MSKNILIVESDTTLSATLREALEARGFAAQETTDGKGSVERIRQERPDLVVLAVDLSAGQNGYLICGKLKKDDELKPIPIIIIGNPDGFAQHRKLKAHADDYVSKPVNPDELVERVGGLIGFPELPAGEVVDDGFALGGLDGSGDEPMHGEELAIEGEPLESQGDDLSLDNPFGDPGEPLGGVEEPVEAPDELHSAEEDYGGLDDLSGGGDDNALDSLGISDDKTMVGFRMPAAPPPAPTPVPRPSMVMPAVTSRTAAPAPTPAPVPTPAPTPARTVAPARTAPSAPAASAADMAELRNLRARVAELEGTLEDAQSQASSAESRVAELEAELESRTTELETLKSSAGKNDQATLTLREASNRKDREILRLKTELNQKEQEIVEQQDRLLALEQQTSGSTEEIARKDSQLKVLQAKAEQLLMDRRRLEQQATALKEEARSATARATALQAEVEQYQLQSGEVEDLRARADQLEAELTVARSEVDTARAELDEARAQASLDSDELRRRITELEDAVSRNEGRVARLYTRIKADEKVREKAKKALAIASQLMEEQPVAIHDDEEAVA
- the ald gene encoding alanine dehydrogenase, producing the protein MIVGVPKEIKTREYRVGMVPAGVRALTSAGHTVLVETNAGGGSGIPDSEYQRVGAQIVQTADEVWKRAEMIVKVKEPIAPEYERIQDGQIIYTYFHLAGVDPELTRTLVKKRASAVAYETIQLDDGSLPLLKPMSEVAGKMAIQVGAACLEKAHGGKGILLGGVPGVRRGRVVVLGGGVVGTCAAKVAVGMGAEVTLIDINLERLTYLDDVFLGRVATLASDSESISRSVREADLVIGGVLIPGGKAPKLVSEALIAEMTPGSVVVDVAVDQGGCIETCVPTTHDNPTFVKHGVVHYCVANMPGAVPQTSTFALTNTTRPYARKIADLGLVEAIKSDKALARGLNTYNGHVTYETVAKDLGYSYLSIFDAIGAKGAAK
- a CDS encoding homoserine dehydrogenase yields the protein MKEIGIALLGLGNVGLGTYRILTQHAKDIERRLGARVRVHHVLVREPGRSRPEDVPSALLTHDMKTILANPEVSVVVELMGGLSPAREYVEQAIASGRHVVTANKALLSAHGEAIFSSAIARGVDVHFEAAVCGGIPIIRTLREALASDRVESLTGIVNGTTNFILSAMADEGATYADALRRAQELGYAEADPTLDVSGMDAAQKLCLLASLAFSARVSPESVLVEGISTLTPADIAHGREAGFVLKLLARASRAPDGLDVRVHPAFIPAASPLADVKGGFNAVLLQSAALGASLFSGLGAGALPTGSAVVSDIIDTCRGLLAGVSGRLPLPCAPNVQDVPLLPPGERRGPTYLRFSVSDEPGVLGRIASVLGEKGVSINSVLQRPPRPEDTHATIVVFTHDTREADVIAAVQWIDSLRSTRAPTQVIRIEEGPGLLLSGR